GCTCGGCGGGGGGCGATGCCTATCTGGTGGTCGGCATCGTCGGCCCCAACAACGCCGGCAAATCGGCGCTGTTCAACGCCCTCGTCGGCCGCTCGCTGAGCCCGTCGCTGCCCACCGGCGGCGCCACCAGGCGGCTGGTCGGCGCCGCCCACCCGGCGCTGCTGGCGCGGCTGCGCGACGAGCCCACCCTGGCCCGTTTTCGCCTGCAACCGTTCCCGAACGACGTCGCCGACGCGCCGCTGCAGCCCACCGCGGATCCCGCCGCGCTGCTCCTCGCCACGGAGGCGGCGCTGCCCCAGGGCCTGCTGCTGATCGACACGCCGGACTTCGACAGCGTGCTCGAGGACAACCGCATCGCCAGCGAATCGCTGCTGGCCGTCGCCGATCTCGTGGTCGCGGTGGTCACCCGGCACTCCTACCAGAACCTCGCCGTCGTCCGCTTCCTCGAACGCTGGCTGCGGCACGGCCGGCCGTGGATGCTGGTGTACAACGAAGCCGGCGACGCCGCGGTCGCGGCCGCCCACGCCGCCAAGCTCGCCGCCGACGTCGGCACGCCGCCGCTCGCCGCCTTTTGGGCGCCGCACAGCCTGGCGGTGCAACGCGGCGAGGCGCCCCTGGATCCGGCGCCGCTCGCCGGACCGGAGCCGGGGCGGCCGTTGCAGGCGCTGCTGTTCGACGTCGCCGCCATCGCCGAGGTGAAGACGCGCGCCCTCGACGCCGCCCTCGCCCGCCTGCGCGACGCGGTCGGCGAGACCGCGGCCGCGCTGGACGACGACGCGCGACGCGCCGGCGCCGTGCTGCAGGCGGCCGAGGCGCGCGCCATCGAGGCGGGGATGCGGGTCGCCGCCGCCGCCATGCCGGCGCGCCCCTTCGTCGACGCCTTCCGCACCGTGCTCGACCGCCGCAGCAACCCGCTCAGCCGCAGTTGGCGCACCACCCTGCGCCACATCCGCCTCGGCCTCGAGAGCCTGCCGCGCCGCCTGCGCGGCGATCGCCCGCACCCGGAGCAGGCGGCCGGCACGCTGGTCGCGATCGAACGCGACGAGCTCGCCGCCGCCTGGCCGCTCTACTGGGAGGAGCTGGTGCGCGACCTCGGCGCCGAGGCGCGCCACCCGGCGCGGCAGACGGCGACGCCGGCGGTGCGGGCGCGCCTCGACGCCGACCTCGCGGAGGGGCGCCGTTCCGCCGCCTTCGACGAAGGCGTCGGCGCGCTGGCGATGCGCGACGCCGAGGTCGCCGAGTTCCAGCGCGCCTGCGAGCACCTGGTCGAGCGCGCCATCGAGGACCGCGGCTTCGAGCTCGACATCCAGGCCGCCGCCGACCTCGCCACCCTGGTGCCGATCGCGCTCGCCGCGGCGGTGATCGTCAACACCGGCGGTCTCGGCTCCGACCTCGCCGCCGTGGGCGGCGGCGCCGTCGGCACCTTCCTGTTCGAGAAGTACGCGCACGTGCTCGGCCGCGGCATCATGGCCGACGCGCGGCGGCGCTGGACGGAGGTGCGCGGCCGCCAACTGGCGCACAGCCTGGTGGATGCCGCGCTGACCACCACCGCGCCGTACGTCCGCGCCGGCATCGCCGACGACACGGCCCTGGCGGCGCGGCTGCGGGAGCTGGCGATTTGAACCGCGGCGCGCCGCGGAGCAGACAGAGACGATGACCGACCTGGGCGTGAAGCTCGAATCCCTGCGCCGCCACCTCCACGCGCAGGTGGAGGTCGTGGCAGGGCTGCGCGCGGTGCGCGATCGGCGGCCCGAGCTGGACGCTCTGCTCGCCGATCTCGATCGCCAGATCGCGCGCGTCCAGCGCGCCGCCGTGATCACGCTGGTGGGCGCCACCGGCGCCGGCAAGTCGACGCTGCTCAACGCGCTGGCGGGACGACCCATCGCGCTCGAAGGCGTCGACCGGCCGACGACCCGCCAGCCGGTGATCTACGCGCCGCTCGACGCCGACGTCGACGAGCTCGCCGCCGACGCCACGGTGGTGCGCTACGACGCCGCCGGTGGACCGTGGACGGCGCAGGTGCTGGTCGACGCGCCGGACCTGAACAGCATCGACGCCGCGCATCGCGCCACCGTCACCGCGCTCGCCGAACGCAGCGACGTCCTGGTGGTCGTCCTGCACCGCCAGTCGGTGCTCGAAGCCGCGTCGGTGTCGTTCGTCGACGCCTTCGCCGGCCGCCGCCACCTGTTGTTCGCCCTCAACCGCGCCGACGAGCTGACGCCCGAGGCGCGCGACGCCCTGCTCGCCCAGGTGCGGCGGCTCGCCGCCGACCGCTGGCACGCCGCCGCCGCGCCGGTGCTGGCGCTCAGCGCCCGCGCGGCGCAGACGCAGCCGCGCGCCGAGGGCTGGGCCGCGTTCTGCGACGCGCTGCGGGAGCTGGCGCGCGACCATGCCATCGGCGGCGTGCGCCGGCTCAACGCCCTCGGCACGGCGGCGCGGCTCGGCGGCCTGTTCGCCGCCGCCGCCGCCGACGCCGCCGCGGATCTGGCCGCGCTGCCGGTCGACGCCGCCGCCGGGCTCGACGCCCTCGGCGAGCGCTGCGCCGCCGACGTCGCCGAGCGCCTGGCGCTGCGCCGCGCCGATCTCCGCCTGCTGCTGTGGGGCGAAGCGGCGCGGCGCTGGGACGGACCCGGCGGCTGGGCCCTGCGCAGCGGCGGCCTCAGCGGGTTGGGACTGGGCGCCGGCGCGGCGATCGCGGCGCGCCATCCGCTGCTCGCCGCCGGCACCGCCGCCGGCGCGCTGGCCGCGGATCAGGTGCAGCGCGTGCTGCGCGAGCAACGCGTCGGCGACGCGGCGGCGCTGCTGCCGAGCGAGGGCGAATTCACGGCCTGGTTCACCGCGGCGTTGTCGCCGGCGCGGGTGCGGGTCGCCCGCCTCGCCGGCGCGCCCGACGCGCTCGGCCTGCCCAGCCCCGACGCCGCGCGCGCCGTCGCCGGCAGCGCCGTCGAAGACGCCTGGGCGCGCCTCGTCCAGCGCGAGCTGCCCGCCGCCGCGGAGCGCAGCGCGCTGCGCTACCTGCGTTGGCTGCTCGACCTGCCGGTGTACGCGCTCGGCGTCTGGGTGCTCTTCCAGGTGGCGCGGGGATTCATCGACGGCGCCTATGTCGGCTTCGATTTTCTCGTCAACGCGGCGCTGCTCCTCGCCGCGTACCTGTTCGCCGTCCGCTTCGCCGTCCGGCGCGGCCTCGCCTGGCGCGCCCGCCGCCTGCTCGACGACGTCATCCTCCGCACCCGCCGCGCCCTCGGCACCCAGGCCGATGCCACCCGCACCGCCGTGCAGGCGGCCGTCGCGCTGCAACAGGCGACGTTGCAGGAGCTGAGCGCCCTCGATGCCAACTGGCGCGCCGCCCTGAGCGCCTGAACACCGCCCGGCCGCGCGGGAGCGCGGCCCTCCAGGTCACACGCCCGCGCTCCCGCGCGACCCTCGCAGCGCCTACCACCACTCCAGCGACGTCATCTCGCCCTGGAAGGGCCAGCGCGCTGGATGTTCGACCAACCCGTGCCGGACGGGGTTCCAGCGCACGTACCGCCATTTCTCGTCGTAGCCGGCATCCGAACGGAGCTGGGTGTCCCAGCAGTCGCGCTGCCAGAGCGGGCGGGCGACGTCAGCCCGCCATCGGCGCGTCGCCATCGCCTTCCAGAACCGCACCCAGGCCACGACCGCGACATCGTCGCGCGGCGCGCAGAACAGGTGCACGTGATCGGGCATCAGGACGTAGCGTCCGACCGCCCAGCTCGCGGCGCGACGCCACGCGTCGCACAGGATCGCCGCGGCTTCGTGATTCGCCAGGAGCGGCCGGCGACGATCCGTGCAGACCGTCACGAGCAGGATGACCGGCCTGCCAATCCGTTCAATCGGCGACGGATGCGCCGGCGTTCGCCGCGACCTCATGGTCGCCTCTGCCGCCATCCGGCCCCCGGGCGCAATCGCCGCCATGCACCGATTCACCGCCTGGAGGGCCGCGCTCCCGCGCGGCCGTGCGACGCCGGGGGATCACCACCCGCTCCCATGCCCGGCGAACAGTGACATGGCCGCGCGGGAGCGCGGCCCTCCAGGCGGTGCCTTCCCGGGGCCGGGCTGTGGTAGGAGGAGCGCATGGCTGATCTCGTCATTCGCGGCGGTACGGTCGTGGACGGCACCGGCGCGCCGCCGCGCGAAGCGGACGTCGTGATCGACGGCGACCGCATCACCGCCATCGGCCGGCACGACGGCAGCGCCGGCGAGGTGATCGACGCCAAGGGCCTGCTGGTGACCCCCGGCTTCGTCGACATCCACACCCACCTCGACGCCCAGATCACCTGGGACCCGCTCGGCGTCCCCTCGTGCCTGCACGGCGTCACGTCGGTGGTGGTCGGGAACTGCGGCGTCGGCTTCGCGCCCTGCAAGCCGAGCGACCGCGAATACCTGATGTACCTCATGGAGGGCGTCGAGGACGTGCCCGCCGCCGCGCTGCGGGCCGGCCTGCGCTGGACCTGGGAGACCTTCCCCGAGTACCTCGACGCCCTGGCGCGGCAGCCGCTCGGGCTGAACGTCGGCGCCCACATCAGCCACGCGCCGCTGCGCGTCTGGGCGATGGGCGAGCGCGGCGCCACCGACGCCGAGCCGAACGAGGCCGAGCTGGCGGCGATGCGCGAGGCGGTCGCCGAGGCGCTGCGCGCCGGCGCCCTCGGCTTCGCCACCGGGCGCACGACGATGCACCGCACCCCGTCGTGGGACCCGGTGCCCGGCACCTTCGCCAGCCGGCGCGAGCTGGCGGCCCTCGGCGGCGCCCTCGCCGAGGAGGGCCGTGGCGTCTTCGAGCTCGTGCCCTACGGCGGCGCCGGCGAGGACGCGCGCGGCGTGGCGAGCGAGTTCGAGTGGATGACGCCGCTGGGGCGCGACATCCACCGGCCGATCAGCCTGGCGCTGATCCAGAACCTCGCCTATCCCGACGGCTGGCGCGAAGCCCTCGCGCTCGCCGAGCAGGCGACGCGGCAGGGCGCCCGCATCGTGCCGCAGACGGCGGTGCGCGCGGTCGGCGTGCTGATGGGCTTCGGCATCGCCATCAATCCGCTGGCGCTCTACCCGGCGGCCGCCGAGCTGATCGGGCTCGACCGCGCGGCGGCGGTGGCGCGCCTGCGCGACCCCGCGGTGCGCGGCCAGCTCCTCGACAGCGTCCGCGAGCACAGCGGCGACATCCTCGGCGGCATGGCGCGCCTCGAGCACGTCTTCCCGCTCACCGGCGACGGCGTCCGCGGCTACGAGACGACACCCGAACGCAGCCTGGTCGCCCTGGCGCGGGCGCAGGGCGTCGCGCCGCTGGCGCTGCTGCTCGATCTCATCGTCGCCCACGAGGGCCGCAACTTCTTCCTCGTGCCGCTCTTCAATCCCGACCTCGAGGCCGCCGGCGCGATGCTGGCGCACCCGCTCACCACCATCGGCCTCGGCGACGCCGGCGCCCACACGACGCAGACCTCCGACGCCAGCTACGCGACGTTCGCCCTCGCCTACTGGGTGCGCGAGCGCCGGCTGATGCCGCTCGAGCGCATGGTGCACAAGCTGACCGCGCAGCTCGCGACGCTGTGGGGCATCGCCGACCGCGGCGTGCTGCGCCCGGGCGCCCACGCCGACCTCAACGTGATCGACTTCGACCGCCTCGACCTCCGCCTGCCCGAGGTCCGCCACGACCTCCCGGCCGGCGCCGCCGCCCTCGTCCAGGACGCCACCGGCTACGTCGCCACCATCGTCAACGGCACCGTGCTGATGCGCGACGGCCAGCACACGGGGGCGTACCCGGGGGTGGTGCTGAGAGGATGACCGGCGTTCCCGGTCACGTCGGCGCCGTCGCCCCTTCGCGATGAACCTCTGCAACCAGTGCGGCGCCTGCTGCCGCACCATCGCGCTCGATCAGTCGCCGGAGGAGGTGCGGGCGCTGGGGACGCTGACGGCGGTGCTGGGCATCCCCTCCGACCACACCTTCGCGGCCGCCCACTGGCGGCCGCTGACGCGCCGGGAGGCGCTGGCGGCGAACCCGTTCTACGTCGCGCGCCTGCCGGAGACGAAGCACTTCTACGCCTGCGACCAGCTCGCCGCCGACGGCCGCTGCCTGGCGCACGCGACGCGCCCGCTGGTCTGCCGCGGCTACCCCTGGTACGACCAGCCGGTGCGCGACATGCCGCTCCCCGATCCGCTGTGCGGCTACGTCTACGAGCAGGTCCGCGACTTCGTCATCCGGCGCGACGATCTGTGACCGCGGCGGGACACGGCGGCTCATCACCGCCGGCGCCGCGTGGTCAGTCCCGTCTGTAGATGGTGACGACGGCGGCGCCGCCCAGACCGAGGTTGTGCTGCAGGCCGACCCTGGCGCCCGGCACCTGGCGGGCCTCGGCTTCGCCGCGCAACTGCCACACCAGCTCGGCGCACTGGCCGAGGCCGGTGGCGCCGATCGGGTGTCCCTTCGAGATCAGGCCGCCGCTCGGATTGACCACCCAACGGCCGCCGTACGTGGTGGCGCCGGAGTCGATGAGCTCGGCGCCCTCGCCGGGGGCGCAGAGACCGAGCCCCTCGTAGGTGATGAGCTCGTTGGTCGAGAAGCAGTCGTGCAGCTCGATCACGTCCACGTTCTCGGGCCCGAGGCCGGACTGTTCGTAGGCGCGGCGGGCGACGGCGCGCGTCAGGTCGGCGCCGACCATCGCGATGTCGCCGTCGGAGAACGTGCTGCCGAAGTCCGTCGCCATGGCCTGGGCGGCGATCTCGACGGCGCGGCCGGCGAGCCCGTGCTCGCGCACGAAGCGCTCGCTCGCCACCACCGCGGCGGCGGCGCCGCTCGACGTCGGGCAGCTCTGCAGCAGGGTGAGCGGCGGGTACAGGGCGGGCGACGCCATCACCTCCTCGAGGCTGAACGCCTTGCGAAACTGGGCGCGCGGATTGTTCACCGAGTGCCTGTGGTTCTTCACCGCGACGCGGGCGAACGACTCGGCGCGGGTGCCGTAGCGCTGCATGTGCTCGCGGCCGGCGTTGCCGAACATCTGCGCCGTGATCAGGGCGTCGTGGCTGCCGTGGCGCGCGGTCATCGCCGCCATGTGGCGATCGAGCGGGTAGGCGCGGTCGGTGTACGGCACGTACTTGCCGCCCACCTTCTCGAAGCCGACCGCGAGCGCGCAGTCCGCCATGCCGGCGGCGACGGCGTTGCGCGCCACCAGCAGCGCCGTCGAGCCGGTGGCGCAGGCGTTGTTGACGTTCACCACCGGCACGCCGGTGTGGCCCAGCTCGTAGACGGCGCGCTGTCCGGCGGTGGTGTCGCCGAAGCAGTATCCCGCCGCGACGTGCTGGATGCGGTCATAGGTCACGCCGGCGTCGCGCAGCGCCTGCGTCCCCGCCTCGCGCACCATGTCCGGATAATCCCAGTCGGGCCGCGTCGACGGCTTCACGAAGTCGGTCATGCCGACGCCGATGACGAATACGCGCTCTGCCATGATCTGCTCTCCGCTTCAGCAGGAGTGAAGCGGAACGCGTAGCGTCGGCACGGCGGCACGGTCAAGCAGACGCGGATCAACGCCGATCCGCGCCGACGGACGCCGACGCTGCATCGCGATCAGCCGCCATCGGTGTCTTCCGTGGCCATCGGTGTCGCCGGTGTCTCAGAACCCGAACTCCACCAGGCTGGGCTGCGCCGCGGCGTAGCGCACCGCGAACTCGAGCTGGGCCGCGCTCTGGGCATGGATCTCGAACAGCGGCTCACCGCGGCTGACGATGTCGCCGACGGCGCGCAGGAGGCGGACGCCGGCGGCCGGATTGGCCGGGGCGCCGGCGCACTTGGCGACGCGGGCGATCTGCCAGCAGTCGATGTGGCGCACCCGCCCGTCGGCGGGCGCCGGCACCACCTGCTGGAAGAGCGCCGGCGGCAGCGGCGGACGCGCCCCCTGGGTGGCGACGATGCGCTCGAAGGCCTGCAGCGCGGCGCCGCCGTCGAGCGCCTGCTGGGCGGCGCGGTAGCCGGCCGTGGCCGCAACGGTGCCGGTCATCTCGAGCAGGCGGGCCGCCAGGTAGAGCGACTTCTCGCGCAGGTCGGCGGGCGCCTCTGGCTCGCGCCGCAGCACCGCCAAAACGTCGAGCGCCTCCAGGCGCGGGCCGATGCCGCGGCCGATCGGGCCGCGCGTCTCGGTGATGACCACCTCGAGGCGCAGCCCGATCGCCTCGGCGACGACGCCGAACAGCTCGCGCAGGCGCGCCGCCTCGTGCCAGCTCCGCACCTTGGCGGTCGGACCGACGGGGATGTCGATCAGCACGTGCGTCGCGCCGACCGTCTTCTTCTTCGCCAGGATGGAGGCGACCATCTGCGCCTCGGTGTCGAGCTCCATCGGCCGCTCGACGGTGATGAGGATGTCGTCGGCCGGCGCCAGCCCGAGGGCGCCGCCCCAGGCGATGCAGGCGCCGGCGCCGCGCACCACGTCGTACAGGCGCTGCGGCTCCAGCGACACCTCGGCCAGCGTCGCCATGGTGTCGGCCGTGCCGGCCGGGCTGGTGATCGCCCGCGACGAGGTCTTCGGCACCAGCAGGCCGAGCGCGGCGAGGATCGGCACCACCACCATGGTGGTGCGGTTGCCGGGCACGCCGCCGATGCAGTGCTTGTCGGCGATCGGCCCGGGCCCGAAATCGAGCGCCGTGCCGCTGCCGATCATGGCGCGCGTGTAGGCGACGATCTCCTCGCCATCGAGCTCGCGCAGGGCGCAGGCGAGAACGAACATCGACAGCTCGACCTTCGAATAGCGGCGCTCGGTGACGTCGGCGAGGATGGCGCGGAACGCCGCTTCGTCGAGACGGCGTCCCTGCAGCTTGCCGCGCACCAGGTCGACGCTGGCCGGCGCCGGCGACTGCGTCGCGTGGACGGCGGCGCCGGCCGGCAGGCCGAGGTCGCGCGCCGCGTCCTCGGAGAGGCCGATCTCGTCGGCGGCGATCATCGCGTCGCGGCAGAAGTTGAGCACGCCGACCACCTGCCGGGGCGCGACGCCCGGCGCCGGCATGGCCTCGACGACGCGGACGCGATCGAGCGGCCGGAAGCCGAGGTGCCCGGTCAGCACCGCCTGCTCGTGAATGAAGATCACGTGCTCGCTGAGCGTGTCGATGGCAAGCGGCCGGATTCGGAACATGGGGAATCGCCGTCGGCGGCGGACCACGGATTACATGGATTTCACCCGCGGGAGAAACCCGCCGCCGCGGGGAGTCGTGTTCCGCGCCCCTGCCCTCGTCCGCGCCGGCCGCCGGCCGGACGGGGCTCGGGCAGCGCGTCGCGCGCCTCAGCGCAGCGCGGCGGCGAGCAGCGGCGCGGTCGGGATGGCGTTGGTCGGATGCGGGATGGTGTCGCAGGAGACGATCCGCCGCACCCCGGCGGCGCGGATGCGGCGCAGGGCGCCGGCGGCGAAGATGGCGTGGACGACGGCGACGTCGATGCGCGCCACGCCGGCGCGGCGCAGGGCGCGGGCGGCGGCGGCGAGGGTGGCGCCGCTGCTGGCGATGTCGTCGATCACCACCGCGCGGCGGCAGGCCGGCAGCGGCGGCAGGGTGAGGCGGACGCGGCGGGCGCCGAGCCGCTCCTTCTCGCCGACCACCCAGGCGACGCCGGCGCGGCGGGCGACGGCGCGCACCCACGGCGCCGATTCGGCGTCCGGCCCGACGAGCAGCGCCCCGGGCGCCGCGGCGGCCACCCACGCGGCGAGGGCGGGCGCCGCCGGCAGCGAGCGCGCGGCGCCGGGGATCACCTCCGACAGGCGGCGGACGCGGTGCAGGTGCGCCTCGACGGTCAGCACGCGCTCGAAGAGGCCGCCGAGCAGGGCGCCGACGATGCGCTGCGACACCGGCTCGCCGGCGGCGAACACGCGATCCTGCCGCATGTACGGCAGGTAGGGCGCGACCAGCGTGAGGCGGCGGGCGCCGGCGTGGCGCAGCGCATCGGCGGCGAGGATGACCTCGACCAGCTTGGCGTTCGGGTCGTGCAGCGAGCGCACGAGCACCGCATCGGCGCCGCGGCGATGGGCGACGCGCACCAGGCTCTCGCCGTCCGGGAAGTGGCTGAGCGCCACCGGCCGCAGCGGCCGGCGCAGCCGCGCCGCCAGGTGGCGCGCCAGGGCGAGCGAATCGGCGAACGCGTGGATCATCCCTCGCCCCTCCTGCGCACGCGGCAATCTCTGGCGCATTTCTTGACGCGGCGAAAGCCACACGCAATGGAGTCGCGATGCGCCGTGCCCTCGCTGCCGTCATGTTGCTCGCGCTGCACGCGCCCACCGCGTCGGCGCAACAGGACGTCGGCGGCCAGATCCAGCACGCGCTCCAGCTCGTGGAATCGGCGGTCGAGCAGTCGCTCGCCCGGGCGCTGCCGTTGCCGGCGCCGTCGGCCGGCGTGTCGTACTCGTTCGATGCCGCGACCGGCAATTTCCAGCGCGATCCCTCGACCTTCGGGCAGGTCTATCTCGAGCGCGCCGACCCACTCGGCCGCGGGCGGGTCAACGTCTCGCTCATGTACCAGTACGTGAACCTCGCCAAGATCGACGGCTACGACAGCGGCGACCTGCGCACCGCCGATCCGATCCCGATTCCGGACGCGCTGGCGGCGGTCGCGCTGCCGAGCCTCAGCTTCTCGGCCAACGTGCAGCAGGTGCTCCTCGCGGCGTCGTACGGCATCACCGACGCGCTCGAGGCGAGCCTGGCGGTGCCGATCGTGTACAGCCACATCGCCATCGACGCGCCGGTGAGCGGCGCCGCGGTGACGCCGGGTGGCGAGCTGGTGCTGATCGACGAGCGCGTCAGCATGGCCAGCAACGACGTCGGCGTCGGCGACGTCTTCCTGCGCGGCAAGTACCGCCTGGCGGATCTGTCCGACGTCCATCTCGCCGCCGGTCTGCTGCTGCGCCTGCCCGCGGGCGACGTCGACCAGTTGCAGGGCATCGGCTTCGTCGAGCTGACGCCCGCCTTCATCGCCTCCACCCGCGTCTTCCAGCCCGCGCCCTGGGCGCGTCTGCAGGGGCACTTCAACGGCGCCATCGCGATCGACACCGAGGACGTCGGCAACAGCGAGGCGCGTTGGGGGTTCGGCTTCGACTGGGGCGTCACCGAGTCGCTCACCGCCGGCATCGCCCTGCTGGCGCAGAACCAGTTCGCGGGCGTCGCCCCGGCGGGCACGTTCACCATCCCGCGCTGCCAGTCCGACCTCGTCACCTGCGCCACCAACCCGGCGGTGCGGATGGGCACGCAACAGCTCTACGGCCTGTCCACCACCCGGCCCGACTACTACGACTTCGCGATCGGCGGCCGCGGCGCGCTGTGGCGGGATACCATCTTCGCCTTCGCGAACGTGGCCATCCCGCTCAACGACGGCTTCGTGCGCACCGACCCGATCCCGCTGGTGGGCCTGGAAGCGACGTTCTGATCGCGGCGGCGCGCGGCCGCTACGAACGGCGGACGCCGCGCATCAGCCAGCGGCCGTCCTGGCGGACGACGATGGTGCTGAGGCGCACCTCGAGCTCGACGTCCTTGTCGCTGTTGCGGTCGCGGAAGACGTCGCGACGGGTGAAGGTGACCACGCCCTCGTCGCCGTCGAGCAGCACGTCGACGTCGCCGATCGTCACCCGCAGATCGTCGGCGGAGGCGAAGTAGCGGTCGAAGCCGGCGCGCTGCTCGTCGGTGAGGCTGACGTGCACCGCCGCCACGGCCTCGATGTCCTTCTTCTCGAGCGCCGCGCGGTAGGCCTCGAGCAGCGCCGTCACCTCCGCGCTGGCGTCGTCCGCCCACGCCACGCCGCCGCCCGGCCAGCGCCGCCACGAGGTGCGCTCGCGGCCCGGCGGCGCCTGGCTCTCCGGCGCCTCGCCGAAGGTGTCGGCGAGACGGCGGTAGCCGTCGAGCGTCTCGCGCGTGCGCTGCGCGAACAGCGTCGCCTCCTGCTCGGGCGAGAGGTGGACGCCGAGGGCGGCGATCACCGACGAGGCGAGTTGGTTCTGCAGCTCGATCAGCTCGTCGGGCGAGCCGCGGACGCTGTCGGAGGCATCGAGCAGGCCGGTCGAGATGTCGACGACGCGCACGTCGAGCAGCACCTCGCCGTTCTGCATCGCCAGCGAGCCCGAGATCATCTTCTGGATGCCGAGCGTCTCCGCCACCTCGATCTCGGTGAGGCCGCGCCGCTGGCGCAGGAAGTCGATCTTCTCGCGCGAGAAGACGCGCAGGTGGCCGACCTTGCTGAGCAGCGTGTTGAGGCCGTCGCGGGTGGTGTCCTGCATCCACGGCGGCACCTCGCCCAGCGCGCTCACGCCGGTGACGCCGACGGTGACCGTTTCGCCCTCGGCCGCCGCCGGCGCGGCCTGCGAGCGGACCGCGCTCGAGACCGCCGGCGGCGCGGCCCACCAGCCGGCGCGCTGGCCGACCACCGCGCCGGCGAGGATCAGCGCCACGGCCACCCCCGCCAGCGCCAGCGCGCGCGGCCGGCGCGCCGCCGCGGCCGGCGCCGGCCCGTCGGTCGCGGCGCCGGCGACGTCGAACGCGTACACCCGCATCTTGCCGCGGATGTTCTTCAGCGACTTGGCGCCGAGGTCGCGCACGGGCACCTTCACGCGGTTGCGGACGGCGCGGTAGACATCCTCGGAGACCGTGATGCCGCCCGGCGGCGCGATCGCCTGGATGCGGGCGGCGACGTTGACACTGTCGCCGAGGATCTCCATCCCGGAGCGGACGACGTCGCCGAGATGGATGCCGATACGGATGCGGACGCGCTCGCCGTCGGCTCCGCCGGCGGCGAGGTCGCGCTGGATCTCGATCGCCGCCTGCACGGCGTCGACGGCGCTGTCGAACAGGGCGACGAAGCAGTCGCCGACGAAGACGTCGAGCGTCCCGCCATGGCGCGGCACGACCACCGCGAAGACGTCGCGAATGCGCATCAGCGCGTCGACCGCCCGCGACTCGTCCTCGCCCATCAGCCGGCTGAAGCCGGTCATGTCGGCGAGCAGCACGCCGTGCAGTCGCCGCGAGCCGCCGGTCGGGTCCGCCATCGGCGGATGGTAGCGGGATCGCGCGCGGATTCAACGTCCGTAGCGCCGGTCGGTGGTCA
This genomic window from bacterium contains:
- a CDS encoding ribose-phosphate diphosphokinase, which codes for MRQRLPRAQEGRGMIHAFADSLALARHLAARLRRPLRPVALSHFPDGESLVRVAHRRGADAVLVRSLHDPNAKLVEVILAADALRHAGARRLTLVAPYLPYMRQDRVFAAGEPVSQRIVGALLGGLFERVLTVEAHLHRVRRLSEVIPGAARSLPAAPALAAWVAAAAPGALLVGPDAESAPWVRAVARRAGVAWVVGEKERLGARRVRLTLPPLPACRRAVVIDDIASSGATLAAAARALRRAGVARIDVAVVHAIFAAGALRRIRAAGVRRIVSCDTIPHPTNAIPTAPLLAAALR
- a CDS encoding thymidine phosphorylase family protein, translating into MFRIRPLAIDTLSEHVIFIHEQAVLTGHLGFRPLDRVRVVEAMPAPGVAPRQVVGVLNFCRDAMIAADEIGLSEDAARDLGLPAGAAVHATQSPAPASVDLVRGKLQGRRLDEAAFRAILADVTERRYSKVELSMFVLACALRELDGEEIVAYTRAMIGSGTALDFGPGPIADKHCIGGVPGNRTTMVVVPILAALGLLVPKTSSRAITSPAGTADTMATLAEVSLEPQRLYDVVRGAGACIAWGGALGLAPADDILITVERPMELDTEAQMVASILAKKKTVGATHVLIDIPVGPTAKVRSWHEAARLRELFGVVAEAIGLRLEVVITETRGPIGRGIGPRLEALDVLAVLRREPEAPADLREKSLYLAARLLEMTGTVAATAGYRAAQQALDGGAALQAFERIVATQGARPPLPPALFQQVVPAPADGRVRHIDCWQIARVAKCAGAPANPAAGVRLLRAVGDIVSRGEPLFEIHAQSAAQLEFAVRYAAAQPSLVEFGF